Proteins encoded together in one Lathyrus oleraceus cultivar Zhongwan6 chromosome 5, CAAS_Psat_ZW6_1.0, whole genome shotgun sequence window:
- the LOC127080645 gene encoding uncharacterized protein LOC127080645 encodes MGEEEKIAGILESKNLETMKFEDLVGSLEAPEMRIVERKGVQDLIQAPQAQTWKKHGGSNKFNGKGDKNQNKKSWPNPQKHKVDDRASEFSKRGEGNSYQKDKEEKKKVCVAINVKNGVTWPRIVVADDHVDSKIWFLDTCCSNHMTGRKVWLEDFDDLKKNNVKLADNSSLQAEGTGDIYIQRRNGAKDVIKDVLYVPVVAVKNQRPSY; translated from the exons ATGGGAGAAGAAGAAAAGATTGCAG GAATTCTAGAatccaaaaatcttgaaactATGAAATTTgaagatttggttggttcgtTGGAGGCACCTGAGATGAGGATTGTCGAAAGGAAAGGTGTTCAAGATTTGATACAAGCTCCACAGGCTCAGACATGGAAGAAACATGGTGGTTCCAACAAGTTCAATGGCAAAGGAGACAAGAATCAAAACAAGAAGTCTTGGCCGAACCCTCAAAAGCATAAGGTCGATGATAGGGCTTCTGAATTCTCGAAAAGAGGAGAAGGAAACTCCTatcagaaagacaaagaagagaaaaaaaaggTGTGCGTTGCTATAAATGTGAAAAACGGGGTCACTTGGCCAAGAATTGTTG TTGCAGATGACCATGTCGACTCTAAAATTTGGTTCCTCGACACATGCTGCTCGAATcacatgactggtaggaaagTGTGGTTGGAAGATTTTGATGATTTGAAGAAGAACAATGTTAAACTTGCTGATAATAGCTCGTTGCAAGCAGAAGGTACTGGTGACATATATATTCAAAGGAGAAATGGAGCAAAAGATGtgatcaaagatgtactttatGTACCTGTTGTCGCGGTGAAGAATCAGAGACCAAGCTATTGa